In the Pseudomonas sp. ADAK2 genome, one interval contains:
- a CDS encoding sigma-54-dependent transcriptional regulator gives MTHNVLVVDDEPKLCDLLASALSQNEITVFTAGNGLHALKVLECEDIDLVISDWRMPGMDGPQLLAEIKSRFPQLPVIVMTAYSTVKNAVQSMRNGAFDYIAKPFDIDELDITVSKALQFRDILKDNQRMRAELDEHQQIDSLVGDSPSFRRVLQAIDSVRESNATILLTGESGTGKEMVARAIHKHGNRADKPFVAVNCAAIPEGLLESEMFGHRKGAFTGAVADRIGRFQQADKGTLFLDEIGEMPLALQAKILRALQERVIEPVGDPRERKVDVRVIAATNKNLLDAVANKEFREDLYYRLNVFPIPLPALRERVEDIAPLARHFAHTLGAAAGKRFSGFSAAALQAMANYSWPGNIRELQNCVERATIVASGSVIEEDDLPAYLFASRPSDSGVLIENNGVPADLEAALAQVEKSYILAALQQSNGVQAAAAQLIGISERSFWYRLKKLGIHVDKIVR, from the coding sequence ATGACACATAACGTACTGGTGGTCGATGACGAGCCCAAGCTCTGCGACCTGCTGGCCTCGGCCCTGAGTCAGAACGAAATCACCGTGTTCACCGCCGGCAACGGCCTGCACGCGCTCAAAGTGCTGGAGTGCGAGGACATCGATCTGGTGATCAGCGACTGGCGCATGCCCGGCATGGACGGCCCGCAGTTGCTGGCAGAAATCAAAAGCCGTTTTCCGCAGCTGCCGGTGATCGTGATGACCGCCTACAGCACCGTGAAAAACGCCGTGCAGTCGATGCGCAACGGCGCCTTCGACTACATCGCCAAGCCGTTCGACATCGACGAACTGGACATCACCGTCAGCAAGGCCCTGCAATTTCGCGACATCCTCAAAGACAACCAGCGCATGCGCGCCGAACTCGACGAACACCAGCAGATCGACAGCCTGGTGGGCGACAGCCCGAGTTTCCGTCGGGTGCTGCAAGCGATCGATTCGGTGCGGGAAAGCAACGCGACGATTCTGCTGACCGGCGAAAGCGGCACCGGCAAGGAAATGGTCGCCCGAGCGATCCACAAACATGGCAATCGCGCTGACAAACCGTTCGTGGCGGTCAACTGTGCGGCGATCCCCGAAGGCTTGCTGGAAAGCGAAATGTTCGGCCATCGCAAAGGCGCGTTTACCGGCGCCGTGGCGGATCGGATCGGGCGTTTCCAGCAGGCGGACAAGGGCACGTTGTTTCTCGATGAGATCGGCGAAATGCCCTTGGCGTTGCAGGCGAAAATCCTCCGCGCCTTGCAGGAACGGGTGATCGAACCGGTGGGCGATCCGCGCGAGCGCAAGGTTGATGTGCGGGTGATCGCCGCCACCAACAAGAACCTGCTGGACGCGGTCGCCAACAAGGAGTTTCGCGAAGACTTGTATTACCGCCTCAACGTGTTCCCGATCCCGCTGCCGGCCCTGCGCGAACGGGTCGAAGACATCGCCCCGCTGGCCCGGCATTTCGCGCATACGCTGGGTGCTGCGGCGGGTAAACGCTTCAGTGGTTTCAGCGCGGCGGCGTTGCAGGCGATGGCTAATTACTCGTGGCCGGGGAATATTCGCGAACTGCAGAATTGCGTGGAGCGCGCGACGATTGTCGCGAGCGGGTCGGTGATTGAAGAGGATGATCTGCCGGCTTATCTGTTTGCCTCACGGCCGAGTGACAGTGGCGTGCTGATTGAGAACAACGGCGTACCGGCGGACCTCGAAGCAGCGCTGGCGCAAGTGGAGAAAAGCTACATCCTGGCAGCCCTGCAACAGAGCAACGGCGTGCAAGCCGCGGCGGCGCAACTGATCGGAATTTCCGAGCGCAGCTTCTGGTACCGGCTGAAGAAATTGGGGATTCATGTGGACAAAATCGTCCGTTAG
- a CDS encoding sensor histidine kinase yields the protein MTKRPANARPFALSGWSLQRKLVLAFWLVSVIPTMIAAELAATTLSQIFDSNVRIWLQESTKIVEDEISEILRDNARAAQLFLRYTRPPVDKLSVRHDRLTTDIADSMGIDVVALVRDSDHKVVFSTAADDIVRQISTAPKAVLQTLQIGGVATGTVVSTFETEQDGVDYKLVIATYLDNSFLTSVSDVHSLDLRLYLAKGDDFSEIFSSQRFEDHPAAVPENIEQVLRTTKLPTEQFTSRYSGIYRPILNENGDLQGVIFSGLLRHTSLVGLVNQSNLFILIFLLSSAASLAVGWLVSQRLTKPLRGLSNGVQAVIAGDYRQRLPVTGGDELAELSSTFNHMSERLGELQHLESQLRRRDRLHALGEVAMGLAHEIRNPLGIIKTATQLLHRRADLPETDKRHLEYVVSEVSRINDLITDFLDFAKPSAPLRTTQAARPLVDELVGFCAPELTSHNIEVLIDDQAPGATLYADARQLKQAGLNLIVNAIDAMPDGGRLTLTISRDTSHTILRVADTGQGIEPDMLERIFTPFVTTKASGTGLGLAKVFSIMENHGGHIECTCEKDAGATFSLYIPAHGDDFDEASDDT from the coding sequence ATGACCAAACGACCCGCCAACGCCCGACCCTTCGCCCTCTCCGGCTGGAGCCTGCAACGCAAACTGGTGCTGGCCTTCTGGCTGGTCAGCGTGATCCCGACCATGATCGCCGCCGAGCTGGCGGCCACCACGCTGTCGCAGATTTTCGACAGCAACGTGCGCATCTGGCTGCAGGAATCGACCAAGATCGTCGAGGACGAGATCAGCGAAATCCTGCGGGACAACGCCCGGGCCGCGCAGCTGTTCCTGCGTTATACCCGCCCGCCTGTTGATAAGTTGTCGGTGCGCCACGACCGGTTGACCACCGACATCGCCGATTCCATGGGCATCGACGTCGTCGCCCTGGTGCGCGACAGCGATCACAAAGTGGTGTTCAGCACCGCCGCCGATGACATCGTGCGCCAGATCAGCACCGCGCCCAAAGCCGTGTTGCAAACCTTGCAGATCGGCGGCGTGGCGACCGGCACCGTGGTCTCGACCTTTGAGACAGAGCAGGACGGCGTCGATTACAAACTGGTGATTGCCACTTATCTCGACAACAGCTTCCTGACCAGTGTCTCCGATGTGCACTCGCTGGATTTGCGCTTGTACCTGGCCAAGGGCGATGACTTTTCCGAGATCTTTTCCAGTCAACGTTTCGAGGATCACCCGGCGGCCGTGCCGGAGAACATCGAACAGGTCCTGCGCACCACCAAGCTGCCGACCGAACAATTCACCAGTCGCTACAGTGGTATCTACCGGCCGATTCTCAACGAAAACGGCGACCTGCAAGGCGTGATTTTCAGCGGTTTGCTGCGCCATACCAGCCTCGTGGGGCTGGTAAACCAAAGTAACCTGTTCATCCTGATCTTCCTGCTCAGTTCGGCGGCGTCCCTGGCGGTTGGCTGGCTGGTGTCCCAGCGTCTGACCAAGCCATTGCGCGGGCTGTCCAACGGCGTACAAGCGGTGATTGCCGGGGATTATCGCCAGCGTTTACCGGTGACCGGCGGCGATGAACTGGCCGAACTGAGCAGCACCTTCAACCACATGAGCGAGCGCCTCGGCGAGTTGCAGCACTTGGAATCGCAGCTGCGCCGCCGCGACCGATTGCACGCGCTGGGCGAAGTCGCCATGGGCCTGGCCCATGAAATCCGCAACCCGTTGGGCATCATCAAAACTGCCACGCAACTGCTGCACCGGCGCGCCGATTTGCCCGAGACCGACAAGCGTCACCTCGAGTATGTGGTCAGCGAAGTCAGTCGGATCAACGACCTGATTACCGATTTCCTCGACTTCGCCAAACCCAGCGCGCCGCTGCGCACCACCCAAGCCGCGCGGCCGTTGGTGGATGAGTTGGTAGGGTTCTGTGCCCCGGAACTGACGAGCCACAATATCGAGGTGTTGATTGACGATCAGGCCCCGGGCGCAACCCTGTATGCCGATGCGCGCCAGCTCAAGCAGGCCGGGCTGAACCTGATCGTCAATGCCATCGACGCCATGCCCGACGGCGGACGGCTGACCCTCACGATCAGCCGTGATACCAGCCACACCATCCTCCGCGTGGCGGACACCGGCCAGGGCATCGAACCGGACATGCTCGAACGGATCTTCACGCCGTTTGTGACCACCAAGGCTTCGGGCACCGGCCTGGGCCTGGCCAAGGTGTTTTCGATCATGGAAAACCATGGCGGGCACATCGAATGCACCTGTGAAAAAGATGCCGGGGCGACCTTCAGCCTGTACATTCCGGCCCATGGCGACGACTTCGACGAGGCGAGCGATGACACATAA
- a CDS encoding alpha/beta hydrolase, whose amino-acid sequence MNDVEIDMGEGSAGFVLGSGEVAVVLIHGLTGTPTELRRVAMGLAKAGHTVYVPTLAGHCGGNAELQATGWRDWYESARNTFVGVRRKHERVFVGGLSMGAVLSMYLAAEHPGQIEGLLLYSTTLRYDGWSINKLAFLTPLLMRIPFGVHLCSFEEKPPYGIKNERLRSIVERQMKAGESSAAGLLTMEGVTVRELHRLNAEVKKRMPEITTPTLVLHSLEDDITSRWNADYVERKLGGPVVKVLLDDCYHMITVDLQYHRVIELSVDFIHQRFIQQRSVPQPLRREYRQLA is encoded by the coding sequence ATGAATGACGTAGAGATCGACATGGGCGAAGGCAGCGCCGGTTTCGTTCTCGGCTCGGGCGAGGTCGCGGTGGTGTTGATCCACGGCCTCACCGGCACCCCGACGGAGTTGCGTCGGGTGGCCATGGGCCTGGCGAAAGCCGGGCACACGGTTTACGTGCCGACCCTGGCCGGGCACTGCGGGGGCAACGCCGAGCTGCAAGCCACTGGCTGGCGCGACTGGTACGAAAGCGCGCGCAACACCTTCGTCGGCGTGCGGCGCAAGCACGAGCGCGTTTTCGTCGGTGGCTTGTCCATGGGCGCGGTGCTGTCGATGTATTTGGCGGCCGAACATCCGGGGCAGATCGAAGGCTTGCTGCTGTACTCCACGACCCTGCGCTACGACGGCTGGAGCATCAACAAACTGGCGTTCCTCACGCCGTTGCTGATGCGAATCCCGTTCGGCGTGCACCTGTGCAGCTTCGAAGAAAAGCCGCCCTATGGCATCAAGAATGAACGCCTGCGCAGCATCGTCGAACGCCAGATGAAGGCCGGCGAAAGTAGCGCGGCCGGTTTGCTGACCATGGAAGGCGTGACTGTACGCGAACTGCATCGGCTCAACGCCGAGGTGAAAAAACGCATGCCCGAGATCACCACGCCAACGCTGGTCCTGCACTCTCTGGAAGACGACATCACCAGCCGCTGGAACGCCGATTACGTCGAGCGCAAACTCGGCGGGCCGGTGGTCAAGGTGTTGCTGGACGACTGCTATCACATGATCACCGTCGACCTGCAATACCACCGGGTAATTGAACTGAGCGTGGACTTCATCCATCAGCGCTTCATCCAGCAACGTTCCGTGCCACAACCGCTGCGCCGGGAGTATCGGCAGCTGGCCTGA
- a CDS encoding aspartate aminotransferase family protein, with protein sequence MSDIRIATAEDQILLDKEAKYCSYGDTVHYIDPPRIFSRCEGSYVWDTEDQAYLDLQMWYSAVNFGYANPRLNNALKQQIDTLPQIASQYLHKGKIELSEMIAVDAKKKFGLDGRVHFNVGGSQSIEDSLKVVRNATNGKSLMFAFEGGYHGRTLGASSITSSFRYRRRYGHFGERANFIPFPYHFRGPKGMTKEEYGSECVKNFARLFETEYNGVWDPKTNQCEYAAFYVEPIQGTGGYVIPPMNFYSELKHVLDQHGILMVVDEIQMGFWRTGKLWSIEHFDVKPDVIVFGKALTNGLNPLGGIWAKEELINPKIFPPGSTHSTFASNPLGTAVGLEMFKMTSEVDYGAMVMAKGKYFLEGLKDLQKRYPIIGDVDGMGLALRCEICGPDGFTPDKATLDFMVDEGMKGDIEIDGKRLGLILDVGGYYKNVITLAPSLEISYPEIDLGIALLDRLLHRAMKR encoded by the coding sequence ATGTCTGATATTCGAATCGCGACCGCCGAAGACCAGATCCTTCTGGATAAAGAAGCCAAATACTGCTCCTACGGCGACACCGTTCACTACATCGACCCGCCGCGCATCTTCAGCCGCTGCGAAGGCTCCTACGTGTGGGACACCGAAGACCAGGCCTACCTCGACCTGCAAATGTGGTACTCGGCGGTCAACTTCGGTTACGCCAACCCGCGCCTGAACAACGCGCTGAAACAGCAGATCGACACCCTGCCGCAGATCGCCAGCCAATACCTGCACAAAGGCAAGATCGAGCTCTCGGAAATGATCGCGGTCGATGCCAAGAAGAAATTCGGCCTCGACGGTCGCGTGCATTTCAACGTCGGCGGTTCGCAGTCCATCGAGGACTCGCTCAAAGTGGTGCGCAACGCCACCAACGGCAAGAGCCTGATGTTCGCCTTCGAAGGCGGCTACCACGGCCGCACCCTCGGCGCCTCGTCGATCACCTCCAGCTTCCGCTATCGTCGCCGCTACGGCCACTTCGGCGAACGCGCCAATTTCATCCCGTTCCCGTACCATTTCCGCGGCCCGAAAGGCATGACCAAGGAAGAATACGGCAGCGAGTGCGTGAAGAATTTCGCTCGCCTGTTCGAGACCGAATACAACGGTGTCTGGGATCCGAAAACCAACCAGTGCGAATACGCCGCGTTCTACGTCGAGCCGATCCAGGGCACCGGCGGCTACGTGATTCCGCCGATGAACTTCTACAGCGAACTCAAGCATGTGCTGGATCAGCACGGCATCCTGATGGTGGTCGATGAAATCCAGATGGGCTTCTGGCGCACCGGCAAGCTGTGGTCGATCGAACACTTCGACGTCAAACCGGACGTCATCGTCTTCGGTAAAGCGCTGACCAACGGCCTCAACCCGTTGGGCGGCATCTGGGCCAAGGAAGAGCTGATCAACCCGAAAATCTTCCCGCCGGGTTCGACTCACTCGACCTTCGCCTCCAACCCATTGGGCACGGCGGTGGGCCTGGAAATGTTCAAGATGACCAGCGAAGTCGATTACGGCGCGATGGTCATGGCCAAGGGCAAATACTTCCTCGAAGGCCTGAAAGACCTGCAAAAACGCTACCCGATCATCGGCGACGTCGATGGCATGGGCCTGGCCCTGCGCTGCGAAATCTGCGGCCCGGACGGCTTCACCCCGGACAAGGCCACCCTCGACTTCATGGTCGACGAAGGCATGAAGGGCGACATCGAAATCGACGGCAAACGCCTGGGCCTGATCCTCGACGTGGGCGGCTACTACAAGAACGTGATCACCCTCGCGCCGTCGCTGGAAATCAGCTACCCGGAAATCGACCTCGGTATCGCCCTGCTCGACCGTCTGCTGCATCGGGCCATGAAAAGATGA
- a CDS encoding HAD-IB family phosphatase has translation MNDWHIVCDFDGTITRTDVIDSILQRFADPSWEAIENEWLQGDIGSRECLSRQLSLVKATPSELLAFFDTIDIDPDFPDFVDHVIGLGASLEVVSDGIEQGIARILARNYVSLLPILANRLRQLGHDSWRIDFPYSSDACRAASGNCKCKSTPKSKRVLVIGDGQSDMCVASTADFVFAKDRLAEHCERNGIAYARFDSFAELPALLARLPAASAANTSPFNVETQELFHHV, from the coding sequence ATGAATGACTGGCACATCGTGTGTGATTTCGACGGGACCATCACCCGCACCGACGTGATCGACAGCATCCTCCAGCGCTTCGCCGACCCGAGCTGGGAAGCGATCGAAAACGAGTGGCTGCAAGGCGACATCGGTTCCCGTGAATGCCTCAGCCGCCAGCTCTCGCTGGTCAAGGCCACGCCGAGCGAACTGCTCGCGTTCTTCGACACGATCGACATCGACCCGGACTTCCCCGACTTCGTCGACCACGTGATCGGCCTCGGTGCCTCCCTGGAAGTGGTCAGCGATGGCATCGAGCAAGGCATCGCACGAATCCTTGCGCGCAACTACGTCAGCCTGCTGCCGATCCTCGCCAACCGCTTGCGCCAACTCGGCCACGACAGCTGGCGCATCGACTTCCCGTATTCCAGCGACGCCTGCCGCGCCGCGTCCGGCAACTGCAAATGCAAGTCCACACCCAAGAGCAAACGGGTGCTGGTGATCGGCGATGGCCAGTCGGACATGTGCGTGGCGTCCACCGCCGATTTCGTGTTCGCCAAAGATCGCCTGGCCGAGCACTGCGAGCGCAACGGCATCGCCTATGCGCGCTTCGACAGTTTCGCCGAACTCCCGGCCCTGCTGGCCAGATTGCCCGCCGCCAGCGCCGCCAACACCAGCCCTTTCAACGTCGAAACACAGGAACTCTTCCATCATGTCTGA
- a CDS encoding MipA/OmpV family protein, producing MSRITVALFAALTCLSANAMADGITGEAGAGLSSQPHDPTGSRHEIRPVPYFDLDWGDVSLSTDDGLTWSALKSNGFSAGPFLNYLPGRTANGSLQGLHDVPDMGVVGGFVQYAPADFWRVFASVGEAVGGPDGVVGRLGGEIGYPLGGGVIGSSNLTAHFADGQQNQAFFGVSGAESQASGIARYNAGGGLQNVALTQSFEFPLAPHWSLLTSASWIHLTGSAADSSIVKQVGQADQGEVQAAVAYKFD from the coding sequence ATGTCGAGGATTACCGTTGCTCTGTTTGCAGCGCTGACGTGCTTGTCAGCCAACGCCATGGCCGACGGCATCACCGGTGAAGCAGGCGCGGGGTTGAGCTCTCAACCCCACGACCCGACCGGCAGCCGCCATGAAATCCGCCCGGTGCCGTACTTCGATCTGGACTGGGGCGATGTCAGCCTCAGTACCGACGATGGGCTGACCTGGAGCGCCTTGAAGAGCAACGGTTTCAGCGCCGGGCCGTTCCTCAATTACCTGCCGGGACGCACCGCCAACGGCAGTTTGCAAGGCTTGCACGATGTGCCGGACATGGGCGTCGTCGGTGGTTTCGTGCAGTACGCGCCGGCTGATTTCTGGCGGGTGTTTGCGTCTGTGGGCGAAGCGGTTGGCGGGCCTGACGGCGTGGTCGGACGGTTAGGTGGCGAGATCGGTTACCCATTGGGTGGCGGGGTGATCGGCAGCAGCAACCTGACCGCACACTTTGCCGATGGGCAGCAGAACCAGGCGTTTTTCGGGGTGAGTGGCGCTGAGTCCCAGGCCTCGGGCATTGCCCGGTACAACGCCGGGGGCGGGTTGCAGAACGTGGCCTTGACCCAGAGCTTCGAGTTTCCTCTGGCGCCCCATTGGTCGTTGTTGACCAGCGCCAGTTGGATTCACCTGACCGGTTCGGCGGCGGACAGCAGCATTGTCAAGCAGGTAGGGCAGGCCGATCAGGGGGAAGTGCAGGCGGCGGTGGCTTATAAGTTCGATTGA
- a CDS encoding EamA family transporter, translating to MRESKSVAWLHGRLGTVVLWALLIVLESAGQIATKVGGDQLGQMTFTLHWLQAVVVDPGVLFAVGCGIGAFFVWMLILRRSSLSLAFPLSSLVFVGVLLGSWLGLGEQISLLHWVGVAVIIGGIALLAEGEQT from the coding sequence ATGCGTGAGTCGAAATCGGTGGCTTGGCTGCACGGGCGACTGGGCACGGTGGTGCTGTGGGCGCTGCTGATTGTGCTGGAAAGTGCCGGGCAGATTGCGACCAAGGTCGGCGGCGATCAGTTGGGCCAGATGACCTTTACCCTGCACTGGCTACAGGCCGTGGTGGTCGACCCCGGTGTGCTGTTTGCGGTGGGCTGCGGCATCGGCGCGTTCTTCGTGTGGATGCTGATTTTGCGGCGCAGCAGTTTGTCCCTGGCGTTTCCGCTGAGTTCGTTGGTGTTTGTCGGGGTGTTGCTCGGTTCGTGGTTAGGACTGGGCGAGCAGATCAGCCTGCTGCACTGGGTGGGCGTGGCGGTGATTATTGGCGGGATTGCGTTGTTGGCGGAGGGCGAACAAACCTGA
- a CDS encoding transporter — MTVTVILLVAFSIVLDVVGQLCFKLGLDRLPELDGGFRLNAFWGQVFNAPLLWCGIGAYTLEFFVWLEALSRAPLSLLFPAGALAYCGVVLAGKVVLGETVSRRRWLATLVITVGVMLVCAGHA, encoded by the coding sequence CTGACCGTCACCGTCATCCTGCTGGTCGCCTTTTCCATCGTGCTGGACGTCGTCGGCCAGCTCTGTTTCAAGCTCGGCCTGGACCGCTTGCCGGAACTCGACGGCGGCTTTCGGCTGAATGCATTCTGGGGTCAGGTGTTCAATGCGCCGCTGCTGTGGTGCGGGATCGGCGCTTATACGCTGGAGTTTTTCGTCTGGCTGGAAGCCTTGTCCCGAGCGCCCCTGAGCCTGTTGTTCCCGGCCGGGGCCCTGGCCTATTGCGGCGTGGTGCTGGCGGGCAAGGTTGTGCTGGGTGAAACCGTCAGCCGCCGACGCTGGCTCGCGACCCTGGTGATTACGGTGGGCGTGATGCTTGTGTGTGCCGGCCATGCGTGA